Proteins co-encoded in one Cinclus cinclus chromosome Z, bCinCin1.1, whole genome shotgun sequence genomic window:
- the INIP gene encoding SOSS complex subunit C isoform X2, whose product MAANPSGQGFQNKNRVAILAELDKEKRKLLMQNQSSTNHPGASIALTRSPLNKDFRDHAEQQHIAAQQKAALQHAHAHSSGYFITQDSAFGNLILPVLPRLEAE is encoded by the exons ATGGCAGCAAATCCTTCAGGACAAG GTTTCCAGAATAAAAATAGGGTTGCAATCCTGGCAGAACTAGAcaaggagaagagaaagttaCTTATGCAAAACCAGTCTTCCACAAATCACCCTGGAGCCAG CATTGCACTTACAAGATCACCTCTGAATAAGGATTTTCGTGATCATGCTGAGCAACAGCACATTGCAGCACAACAGAAGGCTGCACTGCAG CATGCACATGCACACTCCTCAGGATACTTCATAACTCAAGACTCTGCATTTGGAAATCTTATTCTTCCTGTCCTACCTCGACTTGAGGCAGAATGA
- the INIP gene encoding SOSS complex subunit C isoform X1, with translation MRKGKRGGDESSRMAAILGQGFQNKNRVAILAELDKEKRKLLMQNQSSTNHPGASIALTRSPLNKDFRDHAEQQHIAAQQKAALQHAHAHSSGYFITQDSAFGNLILPVLPRLEAE, from the exons atgaggaaaggaaagagaggtGGGGATGAAAGCAGCAGAATGGCAGCAATTCTGGGACAAG GTTTCCAGAATAAAAATAGGGTTGCAATCCTGGCAGAACTAGAcaaggagaagagaaagttaCTTATGCAAAACCAGTCTTCCACAAATCACCCTGGAGCCAG CATTGCACTTACAAGATCACCTCTGAATAAGGATTTTCGTGATCATGCTGAGCAACAGCACATTGCAGCACAACAGAAGGCTGCACTGCAG CATGCACATGCACACTCCTCAGGATACTTCATAACTCAAGACTCTGCATTTGGAAATCTTATTCTTCCTGTCCTACCTCGACTTGAGGCAGAATGA